A genomic segment from Paraburkholderia hayleyella encodes:
- a CDS encoding cryptochrome/photolyase family protein yields MSEHAGSTATTLPEVNANARSREPGAPSSSALVWFRRDLRSTDHAALYHALRDYERVWCVFVFDTSILQPLLDDARETQPDTPPQDRRVEFILSALAELDEALRANGGGLLVRHGDPLALIAPLSAELDVTAVLANHDYEPAALARDAAVAAQLHAAGRQWHTFKDQVIFEGDEILTAAQTPFSVFMPYRRSWMKRLTPADLAPYPVEAHWAHLAAVPAALDWAPPTLAQLGFGPAPSPERQVPGGMRGAQQLLDDFMTRIGRYAEQRDFPGVKGPSYLSVHLRFGTISIRTLARAAYADALQPHGRGSATWLSELIWRDFFFMILAHHPRLAEGEVFNRKFKALCWDDGPQAQAHWQAWCAGLTGYPLIDAAMRQLNQTGYMHNRLRMLSASFLVKDLGLDWRWGERYFAARLNDFDFAANNGGWQWAASTGCDAQPWFRMFNPVKQSETFDPEGRFITRYLPQLASLPPKWIHKPWLAPADVLAEAGVVLGQDYPWPIVDHAEARLLTLARFGV; encoded by the coding sequence ATGAGCGAGCATGCCGGATCGACCGCGACAACCCTGCCCGAGGTCAACGCAAATGCACGCTCGCGTGAGCCCGGTGCACCATCGAGCAGCGCACTGGTGTGGTTTCGCCGCGATCTGCGTAGCACCGATCACGCCGCGCTCTATCACGCGTTACGGGATTACGAGCGAGTCTGGTGCGTCTTCGTTTTCGATACGTCGATTCTCCAGCCGCTGCTCGACGACGCCCGCGAAACCCAGCCCGATACGCCCCCGCAAGACCGCCGCGTCGAGTTCATCCTGAGCGCGCTAGCTGAGCTGGACGAGGCGCTACGCGCCAACGGAGGCGGTTTGCTGGTGCGGCACGGCGATCCACTCGCACTGATTGCTCCTCTCAGCGCTGAACTGGACGTGACGGCGGTCCTGGCCAATCACGATTACGAACCTGCGGCGCTGGCGCGCGATGCCGCCGTCGCGGCGCAACTGCACGCCGCGGGCCGCCAATGGCACACCTTCAAGGATCAGGTGATCTTCGAGGGCGACGAGATTCTGACCGCCGCCCAGACTCCGTTCTCGGTTTTTATGCCGTACCGCCGCAGCTGGATGAAGCGCCTCACGCCCGCCGATCTCGCCCCCTATCCGGTTGAAGCGCACTGGGCGCATCTCGCCGCCGTGCCCGCCGCGCTCGATTGGGCCCCGCCGACACTGGCGCAGCTCGGCTTCGGCCCGGCTCCGTCTCCTGAACGGCAAGTTCCGGGCGGCATGCGTGGGGCGCAACAGCTGCTGGACGATTTCATGACGCGCATCGGGCGCTACGCCGAACAACGCGATTTCCCGGGCGTGAAGGGCCCGAGCTATCTGTCGGTGCATCTACGTTTCGGCACGATCTCGATCCGCACGCTCGCGCGCGCCGCATATGCCGATGCCCTGCAACCGCATGGCCGGGGCAGCGCGACGTGGTTGTCCGAGCTGATCTGGCGAGATTTTTTCTTCATGATTTTGGCGCACCACCCACGGTTAGCCGAGGGCGAAGTCTTCAACCGCAAGTTCAAGGCGCTGTGCTGGGATGACGGCCCTCAGGCGCAGGCGCACTGGCAGGCATGGTGCGCGGGGCTCACGGGCTATCCCCTGATCGACGCCGCCATGCGGCAATTGAACCAGACCGGTTACATGCACAACCGCTTGCGTATGTTGAGCGCGAGTTTTCTGGTCAAGGATCTGGGACTGGACTGGCGCTGGGGCGAGCGTTATTTCGCGGCCCGCCTGAATGATTTCGATTTCGCCGCGAACAACGGCGGCTGGCAGTGGGCGGCTTCGACGGGCTGCGATGCGCAGCCGTGGTTCCGCATGTTTAATCCGGTCAAGCAATCGGAGACGTTTGATCCGGAGGGCCGCTTTATCACGCGTTATTTGCCGCAGCTAGCAAGCTTGCCACCGAAGTGGATTCACAAGCCATGGCTCGCGCCCGCCGATGTGCTCGCCGAGGCAGGCGTCGTGCTGGGGCAGGATTATCCGTGGCCCATCGTCGATCATGCCGAGGCCCGGCTGCTAACGCTGGCGCGCTTTGGGGTTTGA
- a CDS encoding BPSS1780 family membrane protein, producing the protein MQLIDAPAKNGYLWLRQGLWLLRQNPLALLTLFLSYLLVMALVARFVPVVGSVLPLLFIPGIAVGFMSACRNTIAAQPVFPTLLADGFRTYGAQVARHLLLLGVLYTAGIMLVLGLSSLADDGLLLQYLLNNQPLPTDPDVFASSGVPLAALTAFVLYVPVMMMFWFAPVLTAWHDIPPVKAIFFSLVSCWRNRRAFFVYGALWVSTIIVMSLGISMLLQAFDLGKYAYGVLMAASILLTTALYCSFYATYRGCFDVPSPGQPDLPPAL; encoded by the coding sequence ATGCAACTCATCGACGCTCCCGCCAAAAACGGTTATCTCTGGCTGCGGCAAGGCCTCTGGCTCTTGCGCCAGAATCCGCTAGCACTGTTGACCCTCTTTCTCTCCTATCTGCTAGTGATGGCGCTCGTGGCGAGGTTTGTCCCGGTGGTGGGCAGCGTGCTGCCGCTGCTGTTTATTCCAGGCATCGCCGTGGGGTTCATGAGCGCCTGCCGCAACACGATTGCCGCCCAGCCGGTGTTTCCCACCTTGCTAGCCGATGGTTTTCGCACTTATGGCGCTCAGGTCGCGCGGCATCTGCTTCTGCTGGGCGTGCTGTACACGGCCGGCATCATGCTGGTACTAGGGCTCTCGTCGCTGGCCGACGATGGCCTGCTGCTGCAATACCTGCTCAACAACCAGCCACTGCCCACGGACCCCGACGTGTTCGCCAGCAGCGGTGTGCCCCTCGCCGCGCTGACGGCGTTTGTGCTCTATGTTCCGGTGATGATGATGTTCTGGTTCGCGCCGGTGCTCACGGCCTGGCACGATATACCGCCCGTCAAGGCGATATTTTTTAGCCTGGTGAGCTGCTGGCGCAACCGGAGGGCGTTTTTCGTCTACGGCGCGCTGTGGGTGAGCACCATCATCGTGATGTCGCTTGGGATCTCGATGCTGTTGCAAGCATTCGATCTGGGCAAATACGCTTATGGCGTGCTCATGGCAGCATCGATTCTGTTGACGACCGCGCTTTATTGCTCGTTTTACGCCACCTATCGAGGCTGCTTCGACGTCCCCTCACCCGGCCAGCCCGATCTGCCGCCCGCCCTATGA